One segment of Desulfovibrio sp. X2 DNA contains the following:
- a CDS encoding ATP-dependent RecD-like DNA helicase, producing MDAKPLTLDGLPEEPDLTRIVGEVLAVTFHNPLSGWTVARLKVREESGQTTAIGCLGSLTPGEMLEMWGEWKEHPRFGRQFEVTRFVQAYPASLNGIIRYLGSGLIKGIGRTMAEKLTDRFGAEVLDILDREPERLLEVEGIGRKKLKGIVESWESQREIRNLMLFLQTHEVPTTYASRIFSLYGSGAIAKLEENPYELAYHIRGIGFRTADAMALRLGFAPDALERVEAAVIYALFSMSEKGHLFYPEENLHGLVHEMLGGVDRERFEEALAGLEERKRVRVEDLPEQNVRRAVWLTLFWKVESEVATRLYGLFSHPCPKSFRKKVEGLLPGLESEAGIDLSGEQREAVVGACVNKAYIVTGGPGTGKTTITRMIVRALAAAGLNTKLCAPTGRAAKRMSEAAGAEASTIHRLLQYQPDGGFGHNEESKLKAEAVIVDEASMLDVQLFQALLRALPLTCRLVLVGDVNQLPSVGPGNVLSDLLSSEAVPTSKLTHIYRQAMESYIVRNAHRVNSGQFPEEDPEAQPPKKDFWWIVQDDPAKVRQLILDSVCRRIPAAYGLDPLRDVQVLSPMHKGEVGTQALNQAVQEALNSGGPELVRGQTRFRAGDRIIQMRNNYEKDVFNGDLGFVDEVDPGSGELLADFDGRMVPYEAGDLDELTLAYAISVHKSQGSEYPAVVIPMVTQHYVLLQRNLLYTALTRAKRLVVMVGSRRAVGLALRNDKSDRRFTHLRYRLQELVNS from the coding sequence ATGGACGCCAAGCCCCTGACCCTCGACGGCCTGCCCGAGGAGCCCGATCTCACCCGCATCGTGGGCGAGGTCCTGGCCGTGACCTTCCACAATCCGCTCTCCGGCTGGACCGTGGCCCGCCTCAAGGTGCGCGAGGAGTCCGGCCAGACCACGGCGATCGGCTGCCTGGGCAGCCTCACGCCCGGCGAGATGCTCGAGATGTGGGGCGAGTGGAAGGAGCATCCGCGCTTCGGCCGCCAGTTCGAGGTCACGCGCTTCGTGCAGGCCTACCCGGCGAGCCTCAACGGCATCATCCGCTACCTGGGCTCCGGGCTCATCAAGGGCATCGGCCGGACCATGGCCGAGAAGCTCACGGACCGCTTCGGGGCCGAGGTCCTGGACATCCTGGACCGCGAGCCGGAACGTCTGCTCGAGGTCGAGGGCATCGGCCGCAAGAAGCTCAAGGGCATCGTGGAGTCCTGGGAGTCGCAGCGCGAGATCAGGAACCTGATGCTCTTCCTGCAGACCCACGAGGTGCCCACCACCTACGCCTCGCGCATCTTCTCCCTGTACGGCTCCGGGGCCATCGCCAAGCTCGAGGAGAACCCCTACGAGCTGGCCTACCACATCCGGGGCATCGGCTTCCGCACGGCGGACGCCATGGCCCTGCGCCTGGGCTTCGCGCCGGACGCGCTGGAGCGCGTGGAGGCGGCGGTCATCTATGCGCTTTTTTCCATGAGCGAGAAGGGGCACCTCTTCTATCCCGAGGAGAACCTCCACGGCCTCGTGCACGAGATGCTCGGCGGCGTGGACCGCGAGCGCTTCGAGGAGGCGCTGGCGGGCCTTGAGGAGCGCAAGCGCGTGCGCGTGGAGGACCTGCCCGAGCAGAACGTGCGCCGCGCCGTGTGGCTGACGCTCTTCTGGAAGGTCGAGAGCGAGGTGGCGACCAGGCTCTACGGCCTCTTCTCGCACCCCTGCCCCAAGAGCTTCCGCAAGAAGGTGGAAGGGCTCCTGCCCGGGCTCGAATCCGAGGCGGGCATCGACCTCTCGGGCGAGCAGCGCGAGGCCGTGGTCGGCGCCTGCGTGAACAAGGCCTACATCGTCACCGGCGGGCCGGGCACGGGCAAGACGACCATCACGCGCATGATCGTGCGCGCCCTGGCCGCGGCCGGGCTGAATACGAAGCTCTGCGCGCCCACGGGCCGCGCGGCCAAGCGCATGAGCGAGGCGGCCGGGGCCGAGGCCTCGACCATCCACAGGCTCTTGCAGTACCAGCCGGACGGCGGCTTCGGCCACAACGAGGAGAGCAAGCTGAAGGCCGAGGCCGTGATCGTGGACGAGGCCAGCATGCTCGACGTGCAGCTCTTCCAGGCCCTGCTGCGCGCCCTGCCGCTCACCTGCCGCCTCGTGCTCGTGGGCGACGTGAACCAGCTGCCCTCGGTGGGGCCGGGCAACGTGCTCTCGGACCTCCTGTCCAGCGAGGCCGTGCCCACCTCGAAGCTTACGCACATCTACCGCCAGGCCATGGAGAGCTACATCGTGCGCAACGCGCACCGCGTGAACTCCGGCCAGTTTCCCGAGGAGGACCCCGAGGCCCAGCCGCCGAAGAAGGACTTCTGGTGGATCGTGCAGGACGACCCGGCCAAGGTGCGCCAGCTGATCCTCGACAGCGTCTGCCGCCGCATCCCCGCGGCCTACGGGCTCGACCCCCTGCGCGACGTGCAGGTGCTCTCGCCCATGCACAAGGGCGAGGTGGGCACCCAGGCCCTGAACCAGGCCGTGCAGGAGGCCCTGAATTCGGGCGGGCCGGAGCTCGTGCGCGGCCAGACGCGCTTTCGCGCGGGCGACCGCATCATCCAGATGCGCAACAACTACGAGAAGGACGTCTTCAACGGCGACCTCGGCTTCGTGGACGAGGTGGACCCGGGAAGCGGCGAGCTCCTGGCCGACTTCGACGGCCGCATGGTGCCCTACGAGGCGGGCGATCTGGACGAGCTGACCCTGGCCTACGCCATCAGCGTGCACAAGTCGCAGGGCAGCGAGTACCCGGCCGTGGTCATCCCCATGGTCACGCAGCATTACGTGCTGCTGCAGCGGAATCTCCTCTACACCGCGCTCACGCGGGCCAAGCGGCTCGTGGTCATGGTGGGCAGCCGCAGGGCCGTGGGCCTCGCGCTGCGCAACGACAAGTCCGACCGCCGCTTCACCCATCTGC
- the recR gene encoding recombination mediator RecR codes for MEKSALPAPLRELVERLAGLPGLGPKSALRIALTVLKWPREKADALGGAILELREKLCFCERCLSLAESSPCPLCTDPAREQDKLCLVGEWDSLLTMEEGGFYKGQYMVLGGLLAPLDGVDAGQLEFRALRERLAEGEVAELILALGTTLEAEATASYVKNMIERDFPNVQLTRLAQGIPLGAEVKFVDRETLRQSLLWRQKL; via the coding sequence ATGGAAAAGAGCGCCCTTCCGGCCCCCCTGCGCGAGCTCGTGGAGCGTCTGGCCGGTCTGCCCGGCCTCGGCCCCAAGTCTGCCCTGCGCATCGCCCTGACCGTGCTCAAGTGGCCGCGCGAGAAGGCCGACGCCCTGGGCGGGGCCATCCTTGAGCTGCGCGAGAAGCTCTGCTTCTGCGAGCGCTGCCTGAGCCTCGCCGAGTCGAGCCCCTGCCCGCTGTGCACCGACCCCGCCCGCGAGCAGGACAAGCTCTGCCTCGTGGGCGAGTGGGACAGCCTGCTGACCATGGAGGAAGGCGGCTTCTACAAGGGGCAGTACATGGTCCTCGGCGGCCTGCTCGCGCCGCTGGACGGCGTGGACGCGGGCCAGCTGGAGTTCCGCGCCCTGCGCGAGCGGCTGGCCGAGGGTGAGGTCGCGGAGCTGATCCTTGCGCTGGGCACCACGCTCGAGGCCGAGGCCACGGCCTCCTACGTCAAGAACATGATCGAACGCGACTTCCCCAACGTGCAGCTGACCCGCCTGGCCCAGGGCATTCCGCTCGGCGCGGAGGTCAAGTTCGTGGACCGCGAGACGCTGCGCCAGTCCCTGCTCTGGAGGCAGAAGCTCTAG
- a CDS encoding YbaB/EbfC family nucleoid-associated protein translates to MRGMNDLVRQAQMMHKKMGQLQEDLSGRTVEAQSGGGMVSVVATCAGDVTSVKIDKSVVDPEDVEMLQDLVLAAVGEALKQARELREAEMSKLTGGLKLPGII, encoded by the coding sequence ATGCGCGGCATGAACGACCTGGTCCGTCAGGCCCAGATGATGCACAAGAAGATGGGGCAGCTGCAGGAAGACCTTTCCGGCCGCACCGTGGAGGCCCAGAGCGGCGGGGGCATGGTCAGCGTGGTCGCCACCTGCGCCGGGGACGTGACCTCCGTGAAGATCGACAAGTCCGTGGTCGATCCGGAGGACGTGGAGATGCTGCAGGATCTCGTGCTGGCCGCCGTGGGCGAGGCGCTGAAGCAGGCGCGCGAGCTGCGCGAGGCCGAGATGTCCAAGCTCACCGGCGGTCTCAAGCTGCCCGGCATCATCTAG